A window of the Phytoactinopolyspora mesophila genome harbors these coding sequences:
- a CDS encoding AzlD domain-containing protein, whose protein sequence is MTTLVFAAIVLGVGTFAFRFAGPVLRDRVELSPRVEQLMAVSAVVLLAALVVTSAVLDGQEFAGFARPAGVVVGGVLAWRRAPFVVVVLAAAITAAGLRLIGVP, encoded by the coding sequence GTGACCACATTGGTGTTCGCGGCGATAGTGCTCGGAGTCGGCACGTTCGCTTTCAGATTCGCTGGTCCGGTCCTGCGGGACCGGGTCGAGTTGTCGCCGCGAGTGGAGCAACTGATGGCGGTCTCGGCGGTGGTTCTGCTCGCAGCGCTGGTGGTGACCTCGGCGGTTCTCGACGGCCAGGAGTTCGCCGGTTTTGCCCGGCCGGCGGGGGTGGTTGTTGGTGGCGTGCTGGCATGGCGCCGGGCGCCGTTCGTCGTCGTCGTGCTGGCCGCGGCGATCACGGCCGCCGGACTGCGGCTGATCGGGGTGCCCTGA